From one Citrobacter sp. Marseille-Q6884 genomic stretch:
- the ydgT gene encoding transcription modulator YdgT: MTVQDYLLKFRKISSLESLEKLFDHLNYTLTDDRDIINMYRAADHRRAELISGGRLFDVGQVPKSVWHYVQ, from the coding sequence ATGACCGTTCAGGATTACTTATTAAAATTCCGCAAAATCAGCTCACTCGAAAGTTTGGAAAAGCTGTTCGATCATCTTAACTACACGCTGACTGACGATCGCGACATTATCAATATGTATCGCGCAGCGGATCACCGCCGTGCTGAGCTGATTTCTGGCGGGCGCTTGTTCGATGTGGGCCAGGTGCCAAAATCAGTCTGGCATTACGTGCAATAA
- the rsxD gene encoding electron transport complex subunit RsxD, with translation MVFRIASSPYTHNQRQTSRIMLLVLIAALPGIAAQLWFFGWGTLFQIILASVSAIIAEAGVLKLRKQPVVAILKDNSALLTGLLLAVSIPPLAPWWMVVLGTVFAVIIAKQLYGGLGQNPFNPAMIGYVILLISFPVQMTSWLPPHEIAATVPGFFDALNVIFTGHTAVGSDMNALRMGIDGISQATPLDTFKTSLHAGRTVEQVMQYPIYSGMFAGAGWQWVNLAWLLGGVVLLWQKAIRWHIPVSFLLSLAFCATLGWLFSPESLASPQLHLLSGATMLGAFFILTDPVTASTTNRGRLIFGALAGLLVWLIRSFGGYPDGVAFAVLLANITVPLIDYYTRPRVYGHR, from the coding sequence ATGGTATTCAGAATAGCAAGCTCCCCCTATACCCATAACCAGCGCCAGACATCGCGAATCATGCTGCTGGTGTTAATTGCGGCATTGCCGGGGATCGCCGCACAGCTGTGGTTCTTTGGCTGGGGAACGTTGTTCCAGATAATCCTGGCCTCCGTCAGCGCTATCATCGCTGAAGCCGGTGTGCTTAAGCTGCGTAAACAACCCGTTGTCGCTATCTTAAAAGATAACTCCGCCTTGCTTACAGGGCTGCTGCTGGCTGTCAGTATCCCCCCGCTTGCACCGTGGTGGATGGTCGTACTCGGTACCGTTTTCGCGGTGATCATTGCCAAGCAACTGTATGGTGGTCTGGGACAGAACCCGTTTAACCCTGCGATGATTGGCTATGTCATTCTGCTTATCTCATTCCCGGTTCAGATGACCAGTTGGCTTCCGCCGCATGAAATTGCGGCCACGGTGCCAGGGTTCTTTGATGCGCTGAACGTTATCTTTACCGGCCATACCGCTGTCGGCAGTGATATGAACGCGTTAAGAATGGGGATCGATGGTATCAGTCAGGCGACACCGCTCGATACGTTCAAGACCTCGCTGCACGCAGGGCGCACCGTTGAACAAGTGATGCAGTACCCGATATACAGCGGGATGTTCGCAGGCGCGGGTTGGCAGTGGGTGAACCTTGCCTGGCTGCTCGGCGGCGTCGTGTTATTGTGGCAAAAAGCCATTCGTTGGCATATTCCGGTCAGCTTTCTGCTATCACTCGCTTTCTGTGCGACATTGGGCTGGCTTTTCTCTCCAGAATCGTTGGCTTCGCCACAGTTGCATCTCCTCTCTGGTGCAACCATGCTTGGCGCATTCTTTATTCTTACCGACCCCGTTACGGCATCAACCACGAATCGCGGGCGTCTGATTTTTGGTGCACTTGCAGGTTTATTAGTGTGGCTGATTCGCAGTTTTGGTGGGTATCCAGATGGTGTGGCCTTTGCGGTATTACTGGCAAATATCACCGTTCCGCTGATTGATTACTACACCCGCCCGCGCGTGTACGGACATCGCTAA
- the blr gene encoding division septum protein Blr: MNRLIELTGWIVLTVSVILLGVASHIDNYQPPEPAASVQKK; the protein is encoded by the coding sequence ATGAATCGTCTTATTGAATTAACAGGTTGGATTGTTCTCACGGTCTCTGTCATTCTCCTGGGTGTTGCCAGTCATATTGATAACTACCAGCCGCCGGAACCTGCGGCTTCGGTGCAGAAGAAATAA
- a CDS encoding DUF2569 domain-containing protein: MTTTPAQRIGGWLLGPLAWLLVALLSASLALLLYLTALATPQTFKTLGEQSTANLFLWGISFITAIAMWYYTLWLTIAFFKRRQCVPKHYIIWLLISVLLAIKAFAFSPVPDAFAVRQLLFPLLAAALLVPYFKRSQRVKTTFVNP; the protein is encoded by the coding sequence ATGACTACAACACCGGCACAACGTATCGGAGGCTGGCTACTTGGGCCACTGGCCTGGCTGTTAGTCGCGTTGTTGAGCGCATCGCTGGCGTTATTACTTTATCTCACTGCACTGGCCACACCGCAGACGTTTAAAACGCTGGGTGAGCAAAGCACGGCGAATCTGTTCTTATGGGGTATTTCCTTTATTACTGCCATTGCCATGTGGTACTACACGCTGTGGTTGACCATCGCGTTTTTCAAACGCAGGCAGTGCGTACCGAAGCACTATATTATCTGGCTCCTGATTTCCGTGCTGCTGGCGATTAAAGCCTTTGCCTTCTCGCCTGTCCCGGATGCGTTTGCCGTGCGTCAGTTGTTGTTCCCATTATTGGCTGCCGCGCTGTTAGTGCCCTATTTCAAGCGCTCGCAACGCGTGAAGACGACGTTTGTGAACCCGTAA
- the add gene encoding adenosine deaminase, with protein MIDTSLPLTDVHRHLDGNIRAQTILDLGRQFNLTLPAQTLEMLIPHVQITSTEPDLVSFLSKLDWGVKVLASLDACRRVAFENIEDAARNGLHYVELRFSPGYMAMTHQLPVAGVVEAVIAGVREGCKTFGVEARLIGIMSRTFGEAACLQELDALLAHRDHITALDLAGDELGFPGSLFLSHFNRARDAGWHITVHAGEAAGPESIWQAIRELGAERIGHGVKAVEDPALMDFLAEQRIGIESCLTSNIQTSTVASLATHPLKTFLEQGVLASLNTDDPAVQGVDIIHEYTVAAPAAGLTREQIRQAQINGLEMAFLSHEEKRALREKVAAA; from the coding sequence ATGATTGATACTTCCCTTCCTTTAACCGACGTCCATCGCCACCTTGACGGCAATATCCGTGCGCAAACGATTCTCGATCTTGGTCGGCAGTTCAATTTGACACTTCCGGCACAGACGCTTGAAATGCTGATCCCCCATGTGCAGATCACGTCTACAGAGCCCGATTTAGTCAGTTTTTTGTCAAAACTTGACTGGGGTGTCAAAGTGCTCGCCTCTCTGGATGCCTGTCGTCGCGTGGCCTTTGAGAACATCGAAGATGCTGCTCGTAACGGACTGCACTATGTTGAACTGCGCTTTTCACCAGGTTACATGGCGATGACGCATCAGCTTCCTGTTGCAGGGGTGGTTGAAGCGGTGATTGCCGGTGTACGTGAAGGCTGTAAGACGTTCGGCGTTGAAGCCCGCTTAATTGGCATTATGAGCCGTACCTTCGGTGAAGCAGCCTGTTTGCAGGAGCTGGATGCTCTGTTGGCGCATCGTGATCATATTACCGCGCTGGATCTGGCCGGTGATGAGCTGGGCTTCCCGGGGAGTCTGTTCCTGTCTCACTTCAATCGTGCACGCGACGCAGGCTGGCACATTACGGTACATGCTGGCGAAGCGGCCGGCCCGGAAAGCATCTGGCAGGCCATCAGAGAACTGGGTGCAGAACGTATTGGTCACGGTGTGAAAGCCGTAGAAGATCCTGCGCTGATGGATTTTCTCGCCGAACAGCGTATCGGGATCGAATCCTGCCTGACGTCAAATATTCAGACCAGCACCGTGGCCTCACTGGCAACCCATCCGCTGAAAACGTTCCTTGAACAGGGTGTTCTGGCCAGTCTCAATACGGACGATCCGGCAGTTCAGGGTGTGGACATTATTCATGAATACACTGTTGCAGCACCGGCTGCAGGATTGACGCGCGAGCAGATCCGTCAGGCGCAAATCAATGGCCTGGAAATGGCGTTTCTGAGTCATGAAGAAAAACGTGCGCTGCGTGAGAAAGTAGCTGCAGCATAA
- the rsxB gene encoding electron transport complex subunit RsxB: protein MNAIWIAVAAVSLLGLAFGAILGYASRRFAVEDDPVVEKIDEILPQSQCGQCGYPGCRPYAEAIGCQGEKINRCAPGGEAVMLKIATLLNVDPQPIDGDEQDVTPVRMLAVIDENNCIGCTKCIQACPVDAIVGATRAMHTVMSDLCTGCNLCVDPCPTQCIELRPVAETPDSWKWDLNTIPVRIIPVEQHV, encoded by the coding sequence ATGAATGCTATCTGGATTGCCGTTGCCGCAGTAAGTCTGCTGGGTCTGGCGTTCGGCGCTATCCTGGGTTATGCCTCTCGCCGTTTTGCCGTTGAGGACGATCCGGTGGTGGAGAAAATTGATGAAATTCTCCCGCAAAGCCAGTGTGGACAATGCGGTTATCCTGGCTGTCGCCCTTATGCTGAGGCGATAGGTTGTCAGGGCGAAAAAATTAACCGTTGCGCGCCCGGTGGTGAAGCCGTGATGTTGAAAATCGCCACCCTGCTTAACGTTGACCCGCAGCCGATTGATGGCGATGAGCAAGACGTGACGCCGGTGCGTATGCTGGCGGTCATTGACGAAAACAATTGTATCGGCTGCACCAAGTGTATTCAGGCCTGCCCGGTCGATGCCATCGTCGGTGCGACGCGTGCGATGCACACGGTAATGAGCGATCTCTGCACGGGATGCAACCTGTGTGTGGATCCGTGTCCGACGCAATGTATTGAACTACGTCCAGTCGCCGAAACACCTGATAGCTGGAAGTGGGATTTGAACACTATCCCCGTGCGCATCATTCCCGTGGAACAACATGTTTAA
- the nth gene encoding endonuclease III — translation MNKAKRLEILTRLRENNPHPTTELHFTSPFELLISVLLSAQATDVSVNKATAKLYPVANTPAAMLELGVEGVKSYIKTIGLFNSKAENVIKTCRILLEQHNGEVPEDRAALEALPGVGRKTANVVLNTAFGWPTIAVDTHIFRVCNRTQFAPGKNVEQVEEKLLKVVPSEFKVDCHHWLILHGRYTCIARKPRCGSCIIEDLCEFKEKVDI, via the coding sequence ATGAACAAAGCAAAACGGCTGGAAATACTCACGCGTCTGCGTGAGAACAATCCACATCCTACAACCGAGCTCCATTTTACGTCGCCGTTTGAACTGCTGATTTCCGTGTTGCTTTCAGCACAGGCGACTGACGTTAGCGTCAATAAGGCAACGGCGAAGCTGTATCCGGTTGCCAATACCCCTGCCGCCATGCTGGAGCTTGGCGTTGAAGGGGTTAAGTCCTATATCAAGACTATTGGCCTGTTTAACAGCAAAGCGGAAAACGTGATTAAAACCTGTCGTATCCTGCTGGAACAGCACAATGGAGAAGTACCGGAGGACAGAGCCGCGTTAGAAGCCCTACCGGGCGTCGGGCGCAAGACGGCGAATGTCGTGCTCAACACCGCTTTTGGCTGGCCCACCATTGCCGTTGATACCCATATCTTTCGGGTGTGTAACCGAACACAATTCGCCCCGGGTAAAAACGTCGAGCAGGTCGAAGAGAAGCTGCTGAAAGTCGTTCCGAGTGAATTTAAAGTCGATTGCCATCACTGGCTGATTCTTCATGGCCGCTACACCTGCATTGCCAGAAAACCACGCTGTGGCTCCTGTATCATCGAAGATCTCTGTGAATTCAAAGAGAAAGTCGATATCTGA
- the rsxC gene encoding electron transport complex subunit RsxC, with product MFNLFSAFRKNKIWDFDGGIHPPEMKTQSNGTPLRQVPLAPRFIIPLKQHIGAEGELCVNVGDHVLRGQALTHGRGRMLPVHAPTSGTVVAIAPHSTAHPSALAELSVIIDADGEDRWIERDGWADYRSRSREELISRIHQYGVAGLGGAGFPTGVKLQGGGDKIETLIINAAECEPYITADDRLMQDCAAQVVEGIRILAHILQPREILLGIEDNKPQAISMLRAVLANSHDISLRVIPTKYPSGGAKQLTQILTGKQVPHGGRSSDIGVLMQNVGTAYAIKRAVIDGEPITERVVTLTGEAVSRPGNVWARLGTPVRHLLNDAGFCPSAEQMVIMGGPLMGFTLPWLDVPVVKITNCLLAPSASEMGAPQEEKGCIRCSACADACPADLLPQQLYWFSKGQQHDKATTHNIADCIECGACAWVCPSNIPLVQYFRQEKAEIYAISQEEKRAAEAKARFEARQARLEREKAARLERHKSAAVQPAAKDHDAIAAALARVKAKQTQAMQPVVIQAGEKPDNSAVIAAREARKAQARAKQAENSQTEPNSAEADPRKAAVEAAIARAKARKLEQQTPAETAEPVDPRKAAVEAAIARAKARKLEQQTPAETAEPVDPRKAAVEAAIARAKARKLEQQTPAETVEPVDPRKAAVEAAIARAKARKLEQQANAETTEQVDPRKAVVAAAIARAQAKKAAQQQVVNED from the coding sequence ATGTTTAATCTATTCTCTGCATTCAGAAAAAACAAAATCTGGGACTTCGATGGCGGCATTCACCCACCGGAGATGAAGACCCAGTCAAATGGTACGCCATTGCGACAGGTGCCACTGGCGCCGCGTTTTATCATCCCCTTGAAGCAGCATATTGGCGCTGAAGGTGAACTGTGCGTCAACGTCGGCGATCACGTTCTGCGTGGTCAGGCGCTTACCCACGGGCGAGGCCGGATGCTGCCGGTCCATGCCCCTACCTCAGGTACGGTGGTCGCCATTGCACCGCACTCCACGGCGCACCCTTCCGCATTAGCCGAACTGAGCGTCATTATTGATGCCGATGGCGAAGATCGCTGGATTGAACGCGACGGATGGGCAGATTATCGTTCCCGCAGCCGTGAAGAGTTGATTTCACGGATTCACCAATACGGCGTCGCTGGATTGGGTGGCGCAGGTTTTCCCACCGGCGTGAAATTGCAAGGCGGCGGAGATAAAATTGAAACGCTGATCATTAACGCTGCAGAGTGTGAACCCTACATCACCGCGGATGATCGCCTGATGCAGGATTGCGCGGCGCAGGTGGTGGAAGGTATTCGGATACTCGCGCATATTCTGCAACCTCGCGAGATACTGCTCGGCATTGAAGATAACAAACCGCAGGCCATTTCCATGCTGCGTGCGGTACTGGCTAACTCGCACGATATCAGTTTGCGTGTGATCCCGACAAAATACCCGTCAGGCGGGGCCAAGCAACTGACGCAAATTTTGACCGGAAAGCAAGTTCCCCACGGTGGACGCTCCTCAGATATCGGTGTACTGATGCAAAACGTCGGTACCGCCTATGCGATCAAACGTGCAGTCATTGACGGGGAGCCGATCACCGAACGTGTCGTCACGTTGACAGGCGAAGCCGTCAGCCGTCCCGGCAACGTCTGGGCGCGATTAGGTACCCCGGTGCGTCATTTGCTCAATGATGCGGGCTTTTGCCCTTCTGCTGAACAGATGGTTATTATGGGCGGCCCGTTGATGGGCTTCACCCTTCCCTGGCTTGATGTTCCCGTGGTGAAGATCACCAACTGTCTGCTTGCTCCGTCGGCCAGCGAAATGGGTGCGCCGCAGGAAGAAAAAGGCTGTATCCGCTGCAGTGCCTGCGCTGATGCCTGCCCCGCTGATCTTTTGCCTCAACAGCTTTACTGGTTCAGTAAAGGGCAACAGCACGACAAAGCAACAACCCACAATATCGCTGATTGCATTGAATGCGGTGCGTGTGCCTGGGTCTGTCCAAGCAATATTCCCCTGGTGCAATATTTCCGTCAGGAAAAAGCGGAAATCTATGCAATCAGTCAGGAAGAAAAACGCGCAGCGGAAGCAAAAGCGCGGTTTGAGGCCAGACAAGCTCGCCTGGAGCGTGAAAAAGCCGCGCGTCTTGAACGTCATAAAAGTGCTGCGGTACAGCCTGCGGCGAAAGATCATGATGCGATTGCCGCCGCCCTTGCCCGCGTAAAAGCCAAACAGACACAGGCGATGCAGCCGGTGGTTATTCAGGCAGGCGAAAAACCGGACAACAGCGCTGTTATTGCGGCCCGCGAGGCGCGTAAAGCGCAGGCGCGCGCTAAACAAGCTGAAAATTCGCAGACTGAACCGAACAGCGCTGAGGCAGATCCACGCAAAGCCGCCGTTGAAGCAGCAATTGCCCGTGCCAAAGCGCGCAAGCTTGAACAACAAACCCCTGCTGAAACAGCCGAACCGGTTGACCCGCGTAAAGCGGCCGTTGAAGCAGCGATTGCCCGCGCCAAAGCGCGCAAGCTTGAACAACAAACCCCCGCTGAAACAGCCGAACCGGTTGACCCGCGTAAAGCGGCCGTTGAAGCAGCGATAGCCCGTGCCAAAGCGCGCAAGCTTGAACAACAAACTCCCGCTGAAACAGTCGAGCCGGTTGACCCGCGCAAAGCGGCCGTTGAAGCAGCGATAGCCCGAGCCAAAGCACGTAAGCTTGAGCAGCAAGCCAACGCTGAAACGACCGAGCAGGTCGATCCCCGCAAAGCAGTCGTCGCGGCCGCTATTGCACGTGCGCAGGCCAAAAAAGCCGCTCAGCAGCAGGTTGTAAACGAGGACTAA
- a CDS encoding electron transport complex subunit E — MSEIKDVIVQGLWKNNSALVQLLGMCPLLAVTSTATNALGLGLATTLVLTLTNLTISALRRWTPSEIRIPIYVMIIASVVSAVQMLINAYAFGLYQSLGIFIPLIVTNCIVVGRAEAFAAKKGPALSALDGFSIGMGATGAMFVLGSLREIIGNGTLFDGADGLLGNWAKVLRVEIFHTDTPFLLAMLPPGAFIGLGLMLAVKYLIDERMKKRRAEAVVADSPAGETGNVS; from the coding sequence ATGAGCGAAATTAAAGACGTTATTGTCCAGGGATTATGGAAAAACAACTCCGCCCTGGTACAGTTACTCGGTATGTGCCCGCTGCTGGCGGTAACCTCGACCGCCACCAATGCACTGGGTCTGGGATTAGCAACAACACTTGTACTGACGCTGACTAACCTGACCATCTCAGCCTTGCGTCGCTGGACGCCGTCTGAAATCCGTATTCCGATATATGTCATGATCATCGCCTCGGTAGTCAGTGCCGTACAGATGCTGATCAACGCGTATGCCTTTGGCTTGTATCAGTCCCTGGGGATCTTCATCCCGCTGATTGTCACCAACTGTATTGTTGTCGGTCGCGCTGAAGCCTTTGCCGCCAAAAAAGGCCCGGCACTCTCTGCGCTGGATGGTTTTTCCATCGGCATGGGTGCGACAGGTGCCATGTTCGTTCTGGGTTCATTGCGTGAGATTATTGGTAACGGGACATTGTTTGATGGCGCAGACGGCCTGCTGGGTAACTGGGCTAAAGTGCTGCGCGTCGAAATTTTCCATACTGATACGCCTTTCCTGTTGGCTATGCTGCCGCCGGGTGCGTTTATTGGTTTGGGGCTGATGCTGGCCGTTAAGTATCTTATTGATGAGAGAATGAAAAAACGTCGTGCCGAAGCTGTCGTGGCCGACAGCCCGGCAGGTGAAACAGGGAATGTGTCATGA
- a CDS encoding Bor family protein, which produces MKKLIAAIAVATALSGCAQQTFEINRGIAEKPTQETKQSFFVNGIGQAKTINAAQVCGGADKVIRTEVQESGMNVFFRIITLGIYTPREARVYCAK; this is translated from the coding sequence ATGAAAAAGTTAATAGCGGCAATAGCTGTAGCGACAGCATTATCTGGCTGTGCACAGCAAACATTTGAAATAAATCGTGGTATTGCAGAAAAACCGACGCAAGAAACCAAGCAGTCATTCTTTGTTAACGGCATTGGCCAGGCGAAAACCATCAATGCAGCGCAAGTGTGTGGTGGTGCTGACAAAGTAATTCGTACCGAAGTACAAGAGTCGGGCATGAATGTTTTCTTTCGCATCATTACTCTTGGTATCTACACACCACGAGAAGCCAGAGTTTATTGCGCTAAATGA
- the rsxA gene encoding electron transport complex subunit RsxA, whose product MTDYLLLFVGTVLVNNFVLVKFLGLCPFMGVSKKLETAMGMGLATTFVMTLASICAWLIDTWILIPLDLIYLRTLAFILVIAVVVQFTEMVVRKTSPALYRLLGIFLPLITTNCAVLGVALLNINLGHNFLQSALYGFSAAVGFSLVMVLFAAIRERLAVADVPAPFRGNAIALITAGLMSLAFMGFSGLVKL is encoded by the coding sequence ATGACTGATTACCTGCTGCTGTTTGTCGGAACTGTACTGGTCAATAACTTTGTACTGGTCAAGTTTCTGGGCCTTTGCCCCTTTATGGGTGTTTCCAAAAAACTGGAAACCGCAATGGGTATGGGCCTTGCCACGACCTTTGTAATGACGCTGGCCTCTATTTGCGCATGGCTGATTGACACCTGGATCCTCATCCCGCTCGATCTCATCTATTTGCGTACGCTGGCCTTTATTTTAGTCATCGCCGTGGTCGTGCAATTTACCGAAATGGTGGTACGCAAGACCAGTCCTGCATTGTATCGCCTGCTGGGGATCTTCTTACCGCTGATCACCACTAACTGTGCAGTGCTGGGCGTAGCCTTGCTGAATATCAACCTCGGCCATAACTTTTTACAGTCGGCGTTATACGGTTTTTCCGCTGCCGTCGGCTTCTCGCTGGTGATGGTCTTGTTCGCCGCCATTCGCGAGCGCCTTGCCGTGGCGGATGTTCCGGCCCCGTTTCGCGGTAATGCGATTGCGCTGATTACCGCTGGTTTAATGTCTCTGGCCTTTATGGGCTTTAGTGGTTTGGTGAAGTTGTAA
- a CDS encoding FUSC family protein, with amino-acid sequence MTKSFFSVQRDRPITPLELKIYRNYRVVHGIRIAVAFVLTFLLIRMMNLPDHSWPLITLIVVMGPISYLGNVIPRAFERMAGTVTGALLGIIALHIEVYSLPLMLLWCGCAAFFCGYLAMSKRPYAALLVGITLAVVSSAPAGDMQTALWRSTNIIFGCILAMLFTSIYPQRAFINWRIQLADFLADYLKINSAGVSRNVLNPPKMTSLQTRALNKVVKMRSLITPVNKETKIPVKVLEEIQSITRDMVAAQKFQINAHWASRGSRFLILNSHALSEMQQMTQKTLQALSLALHEGNPSPIASNSERLTEIANELHGLLLSCESDDVMESAVHGYVWLSLQLTVQLEALSSLITRALTEK; translated from the coding sequence ATGACAAAATCATTCTTTTCAGTGCAACGTGACAGACCTATTACCCCATTAGAGTTAAAGATTTATCGCAACTATCGTGTCGTTCATGGGATACGCATTGCAGTAGCCTTTGTGTTAACTTTTTTACTTATCAGAATGATGAACTTACCCGATCATTCCTGGCCGCTTATTACACTTATCGTGGTCATGGGGCCAATAAGTTATCTGGGTAACGTAATTCCGCGAGCGTTTGAGCGCATGGCCGGTACCGTAACGGGGGCGCTACTCGGGATCATTGCATTACACATTGAAGTTTACTCCCTGCCCCTCATGTTATTGTGGTGTGGTTGTGCGGCTTTCTTTTGTGGCTATCTGGCGATGAGTAAACGTCCCTATGCTGCATTACTGGTAGGGATTACGCTGGCGGTCGTGAGCAGTGCGCCAGCCGGCGATATGCAGACGGCATTATGGCGGAGTACCAATATTATTTTTGGTTGTATTCTGGCAATGCTGTTTACCAGCATCTACCCGCAAAGGGCTTTCATAAACTGGCGTATTCAACTTGCTGACTTTCTCGCTGATTATTTAAAAATCAATTCTGCGGGGGTATCAAGGAACGTACTTAATCCACCTAAGATGACCAGCCTCCAGACGCGTGCGTTGAATAAAGTCGTCAAAATGCGCAGTCTGATCACACCGGTCAATAAGGAAACAAAGATCCCAGTAAAAGTGCTTGAAGAAATTCAGTCAATTACACGTGATATGGTTGCCGCGCAAAAGTTTCAAATCAACGCTCACTGGGCCTCACGTGGAAGCCGTTTTCTGATACTGAATTCACATGCACTTTCCGAGATGCAACAAATGACGCAGAAGACACTTCAGGCGTTGTCTCTTGCTCTGCATGAAGGCAACCCATCGCCTATCGCCTCTAACAGTGAGCGTCTGACTGAAATTGCGAATGAACTTCATGGTCTATTACTGTCCTGCGAAAGCGATGATGTGATGGAAAGTGCCGTTCATGGCTATGTCTGGTTGAGTCTTCAGCTTACTGTTCAGCTTGAAGCATTATCTTCGTTAATCACCAGAGCGCTGACAGAGAAATAA
- the rsxG gene encoding electron transport complex subunit RsxG, translating to MLKTIRKHGITLALFAAGSTGLTAAINQLTKSTIDEQATLQQQALFDQVLPVGSYNNNLRNSCYLVNAPALGKGTHRVYIARQDDRPVAAILEATAPDGYSGAIQLLVGVNFSGTVLGSRVTEHHETPGLGDKIELRLSDWITHFSGKTISAENDPHWAVKKDGGDFDQFTGATITPRAVVNAVKRAGLFAQTLPAQLPQLTACGE from the coding sequence ATGCTGAAAACGATTCGTAAACACGGTATCACTCTGGCACTGTTTGCCGCGGGATCTACGGGGTTAACCGCGGCAATCAATCAGTTGACCAAGTCCACTATTGATGAGCAGGCTACGCTTCAGCAACAAGCGTTGTTTGATCAAGTTCTGCCTGTTGGCAGCTACAATAACAACCTGCGCAACAGTTGCTATCTGGTCAACGCCCCGGCCCTGGGCAAAGGTACACACCGTGTTTATATTGCCCGTCAGGACGATCGTCCTGTTGCGGCCATTCTGGAAGCTACCGCACCTGATGGTTATTCCGGCGCGATTCAACTGCTGGTCGGTGTGAATTTTAGCGGGACCGTACTGGGTTCACGGGTCACAGAGCATCATGAAACGCCTGGACTGGGTGACAAAATTGAGTTGCGTCTTTCCGACTGGATAACCCATTTTAGTGGCAAAACCATTAGCGCAGAAAATGATCCCCACTGGGCGGTGAAAAAAGACGGTGGCGACTTCGACCAGTTCACGGGGGCGACCATCACGCCCCGCGCGGTGGTGAATGCGGTGAAACGCGCCGGTCTGTTTGCGCAAACGCTGCCTGCGCAGCTTCCTCAACTTACCGCCTGTGGAGAATAA
- a CDS encoding oxidoreductase has protein sequence MSDNIRVGLIGYGYASKTFHAPLIVGTPGLELAAVSSSDETKVKADWPSVTVVTEPKHLFNDPNIDLIVIPTPNDTHFPLAKAALEAGKHVVVDKPFTVTLSQARELDALARSLGRVLSVFHNRRWDSDFLTLKALLADGVLGEVAYFESHFDRFRPQVRDRWREQGGPGSGIWYDLAPHLLDQAINLFGLPVSLTVDLAQLRPGAQSTDYFHAILTYPQRRVVLHGTMLAAAESARYIVHGSRGSYVKYGLDPQEERLKNGERLPQEDWGYDMRDGVLTRVEGEERVEETWLTVPGNYPAYYAGIRDALNGNGENPVPARQAIQIMELIELGIESAKHRSTLCLA, from the coding sequence ATGAGTGACAACATCCGCGTTGGGCTAATTGGCTATGGTTATGCCAGCAAAACCTTCCATGCCCCCCTGATTGTCGGTACACCGGGTCTTGAACTGGCTGCGGTGTCCAGTAGTGATGAAACAAAAGTGAAGGCGGATTGGCCTTCGGTAACCGTTGTTACTGAGCCCAAGCATCTTTTTAACGATCCGAATATCGATTTGATCGTGATTCCGACACCCAATGATACGCACTTCCCGTTGGCGAAAGCCGCTCTGGAAGCGGGAAAACATGTGGTTGTGGATAAACCTTTTACCGTGACACTGTCACAAGCTCGCGAACTGGATGCGCTGGCGCGTAGCCTGGGGCGTGTGCTTTCTGTTTTTCATAATCGTCGCTGGGACAGTGATTTTCTGACACTGAAAGCTCTGCTGGCAGACGGTGTATTGGGTGAAGTGGCCTATTTTGAATCTCACTTTGACCGTTTTCGTCCTCAGGTCCGCGACCGCTGGCGTGAACAGGGCGGCCCAGGGAGTGGTATCTGGTATGATTTGGCGCCGCACCTTCTGGATCAGGCGATTAACCTGTTTGGTTTGCCGGTCAGCCTGACCGTGGATTTGGCTCAGCTTCGCCCAGGCGCGCAATCGACGGATTACTTCCATGCCATTTTGACGTATCCGCAGCGTCGGGTGGTGTTACACGGCACCATGCTGGCCGCCGCCGAGTCTGCCCGTTATATCGTTCACGGATCGCGCGGCAGCTATGTGAAATACGGTCTTGATCCGCAGGAAGAGCGCCTCAAAAATGGCGAGCGCCTGCCACAAGAAGACTGGGGCTATGACATGCGTGATGGCGTATTAACGCGGGTCGAAGGTGAAGAGCGCGTGGAAGAAACCTGGTTAACCGTTCCAGGGAATTATCCGGCTTACTATGCAGGCATCCGTGATGCGCTGAACGGTAATGGAGAAAACCCGGTTCCGGCCAGACAGGCTATTCAAATCATGGAACTGATTGAACTGGGAATTGAATCAGCCAAACACCGCTCTACGCTGTGCCTGGCCTGA